A single genomic interval of Haloquadratum walsbyi C23 harbors:
- a CDS encoding helicase-related protein, with product MSSQTSPSIQPGAVVKNRNRLWRVDSVDGDVVTATPIDGSTADKHRFYIPVEDIREGSLNPPDSEKLGNPEFQRLLNRSYRLSMLHGTAPLVSLQRSRVIPTEYQLTPVVMSLDMPRVRMLLADDVGLGKTIEAGLITSELMARNKADRILIITPANLRDQWREAFTYFFHIDADIISRRHRKAMEKEIPPGTSPWEHFSKLIVSIDYAKQNSVRHEILDQEWDLVIIDEAHQAAKPHESGANETVDMQRWDFATDITDHAEHCLLLTATPHNGYTDSFASLIRMLDVDAVSGPRHDPTVHRDIARKHVVQRRRDDVKRWFSDSDGQSPFPKRDQDEVRVTPTAYEEETYDAVREYGELLMSSAQRSSSKSQTLARWSVIHFLKRALSSPEALRRSIKNRQEKLEGRLDELDEEDTQTVIEETAGVSESMAQANALDDDPGEEYSEEEVGERVERVVTGDKAAIEQELEVLEDVAEKAERVTKTRDAKLQRLLDETLPQRFQYPRVIIFTKYVDTLEYLEEQIKDSQGDETEVFTLHGSLNEAQRKERFKEFEESTRGVLIATDVISEGMNLQHAANQIIHYELPWNPNRLEQRNGRIDRYGQENDEVVIRTMVVEDQMDVAILEKLVQKANNIRQEYGFSPPYFGDDEGILELLKDEGIDAGVPQATLEEFGGSAPAERESASVFDDQTLDRIKSESFYGHTEVGLQEVQKRQEETHQRIGGQGTLEQFVKSGLNLFNCSYEMNVQGHLNIEVTADRLQSPDIKREYEDVTFDPNEASQSSDAEMLDIAHPLVQRLIEAVKETALTDENRYGRTAIRGTDEVREPTAVYTALVRYVADTQPDPTIMEELVQVGLPIYGDKPLEQDTVEALEESEAKPVQRTSMEKEDELRAALGHGAFEQTLQRRAEQRRDKIVEQRTEMRAELEKSGSGSWLSGIDDVEIASKDLLTVTIYYGSN from the coding sequence ATGAGTTCACAAACATCTCCAAGTATCCAGCCAGGTGCCGTAGTCAAGAATCGAAACCGACTATGGAGAGTTGATTCCGTTGATGGAGACGTTGTCACAGCGACTCCCATAGACGGGAGCACTGCCGACAAGCATCGGTTTTATATTCCGGTCGAGGATATCAGAGAGGGCAGTCTGAATCCGCCAGATTCTGAGAAACTCGGGAATCCTGAGTTTCAGCGGCTACTAAATCGGTCATATCGGCTTTCGATGCTACACGGGACAGCTCCACTCGTAAGCCTCCAACGGTCACGGGTTATCCCAACCGAGTACCAGCTTACTCCAGTTGTAATGTCTTTGGATATGCCCCGTGTCCGAATGCTGCTGGCTGACGACGTCGGTCTAGGGAAAACCATTGAAGCAGGCCTCATCACCAGCGAACTGATGGCCCGCAACAAAGCGGATCGTATTCTCATAATTACGCCTGCGAATCTCCGAGACCAGTGGCGTGAAGCGTTTACCTACTTCTTCCACATTGATGCGGATATTATCAGCCGCCGCCATCGAAAGGCGATGGAAAAGGAAATCCCACCAGGAACTAGTCCGTGGGAGCATTTTTCGAAACTCATTGTCAGTATCGACTACGCCAAACAAAATAGCGTTCGACACGAGATTCTGGATCAAGAGTGGGATCTCGTCATTATTGATGAGGCACACCAAGCGGCGAAACCGCATGAATCCGGGGCAAACGAAACCGTCGATATGCAACGCTGGGACTTTGCGACCGATATCACCGACCACGCTGAACACTGTCTCCTCCTGACGGCTACGCCCCACAACGGCTACACGGATTCGTTTGCGAGCTTGATTCGGATGCTTGACGTCGACGCAGTATCTGGTCCTCGACATGACCCTACCGTTCACCGAGATATCGCCCGAAAGCATGTTGTCCAACGACGGCGGGACGATGTCAAGCGATGGTTCTCTGACAGCGACGGTCAAAGTCCCTTCCCAAAGCGAGATCAAGACGAAGTACGGGTTACGCCGACAGCATACGAGGAAGAGACATACGATGCCGTCCGAGAGTATGGAGAGCTGTTGATGTCCTCCGCACAACGGTCAAGCTCCAAGAGCCAGACGCTGGCTCGTTGGTCAGTCATCCACTTCCTGAAGCGAGCATTAAGTAGCCCCGAAGCGCTCCGCCGATCGATAAAAAACCGTCAGGAAAAGCTCGAAGGTCGGCTGGATGAACTTGACGAGGAGGATACCCAGACTGTAATCGAAGAGACAGCAGGAGTCTCCGAGTCGATGGCTCAGGCGAATGCACTTGACGACGATCCTGGTGAAGAGTACAGTGAAGAGGAGGTCGGAGAACGGGTCGAGCGGGTCGTCACGGGTGATAAAGCCGCTATCGAACAGGAACTGGAGGTTCTCGAAGATGTTGCAGAAAAGGCGGAGCGGGTCACCAAAACCCGTGATGCAAAGTTACAGCGGCTTCTCGACGAAACTCTACCCCAGCGGTTCCAATACCCTCGTGTCATCATATTTACAAAGTACGTGGATACGCTGGAGTATCTCGAAGAGCAGATCAAGGATTCGCAGGGTGATGAGACCGAAGTCTTCACTCTCCACGGGTCTCTAAATGAGGCACAACGGAAGGAGCGGTTCAAAGAGTTTGAAGAATCTACACGGGGCGTTCTCATCGCCACTGACGTCATCAGCGAAGGGATGAACCTCCAACACGCCGCAAACCAAATTATTCACTACGAGCTGCCGTGGAACCCGAACAGATTGGAACAGCGGAACGGTCGAATCGACCGATATGGGCAGGAGAACGACGAGGTCGTCATCCGGACGATGGTCGTCGAGGATCAGATGGACGTGGCTATTCTCGAAAAACTCGTCCAGAAAGCGAACAACATCAGGCAGGAGTACGGGTTCTCACCACCGTACTTCGGCGACGACGAAGGGATCCTCGAACTGCTCAAAGACGAGGGAATCGACGCTGGCGTTCCACAGGCAACACTAGAAGAGTTCGGCGGCTCCGCACCAGCGGAGCGTGAGAGTGCGAGTGTCTTTGACGACCAGACACTTGACCGAATTAAATCCGAATCGTTCTACGGGCATACTGAAGTCGGCCTACAGGAGGTTCAAAAGCGTCAAGAAGAGACCCACCAGCGAATCGGCGGGCAGGGCACGTTAGAGCAGTTCGTCAAGAGTGGTCTGAACCTGTTCAATTGCTCGTACGAGATGAACGTCCAAGGGCACCTCAACATCGAGGTTACTGCTGATCGACTTCAATCACCGGACATCAAACGTGAGTACGAGGACGTGACGTTCGATCCCAACGAGGCGTCCCAGTCATCGGATGCGGAGATGCTTGACATCGCCCATCCGCTCGTACAACGGCTCATCGAAGCCGTCAAAGAGACAGCGTTGACCGATGAGAACCGCTACGGGCGGACAGCAATACGGGGAACCGATGAGGTGAGGGAGCCGACAGCAGTGTATACAGCACTGGTTCGATACGTGGCAGACACCCAGCCCGATCCGACGATTATGGAGGAGTTGGTACAGGTCGGGTTGCCAATCTACGGGGACAAGCCACTTGAGCAAGATACCGTTGAGGCTTTAGAGGAGAGTGAAGCCAAACCGGTTCAGCGCACATCGATGGAGAAGGAAGACGAACTCAGAGCGGCACTCGGACACGGAGCGTTCGAACAGACGCTACAACGGCGAGCAGAACAGCGGCGGGACAAGATTGTCGAACAGCGGACCGAGATGCGAGCGGAGCTTGAGAAATCCGGAAGTGGAAGCTGGCTGTCCGGGATTGATGACGTCGAGATTGCGAGCAAAGATCTGCTGACTGTCACCATCTATTATGGGAGCAACTAA